The following proteins come from a genomic window of Falco rusticolus isolate bFalRus1 chromosome 9, bFalRus1.pri, whole genome shotgun sequence:
- the HELLS gene encoding lymphoid-specific helicase isoform X2, producing MGEQAEAAVITPAMLREEEQLEAAGLEKERQMLQKACTSWDRESSEMRYKRLQHLLEKSNIYSKFLLTKMEQQQLEEQRRKEKLERKREMMLKSAKGQNPVDGKEEKLGAKKKRGREDGTYNISEIMSKEEILSVAKKSKVENQDESSSGNLCPEDLQKNGDSNSIIKDRLCQAVRHSAKQFLDPVRKFNGQPVPFQQPKIFTGGVMRWYQVEGMEWLRMLWENGINGILADEMGLGKTIQCIATIALMVERGVPGPFLVCGPLSTLPNWMSEFKRFTPEIPLMLYHGAQQERRKLVRKIHGRQGSLQIHPVVITSFEIAMRDRNVLQHCFWKYLIVDEGHRIKNMNCRLIRELKQFNADNKLLLTGTPLQNNLAELWSLLNFLLPDVFDDLKSFESWFDITTITETAEDIIAKEREQNILHMLHQILTPFLLRRLKSDVALEVPPKREVVVYAPLTKKQETFYTAIVNRTIRNLLGNNEEEVVELTPTGRPKRRSRKLVDYSEEHNGSPDDLEKLIRKTQEEVEKERPVVEVSIPMDSEVNLKLQNIMMLLRKCCNHPYLIEYPLDPATQQFKVDEDLVKNSGKFLLLDRMLPELKKRGHKILLFSQMTMMLDILMDYCYLRNFKFSRLDGSMSYAEREENMHQFNTDSEVFLFLVSTRAGGLGINLTAADTVIIYDSDWNPQSDLQAQDRCHRIGQTKPVVVYRLVTANTIDQKIVERAAAKRKLEKLIIHKNQFKGGKSGLAQSKSCLDPQELIELLKSRDYEREIKGSKEKVISDKDLQLLLDRSDLIDQMKTSEKMKKEKMGVFKVLEE from the exons ATGGGGGAGCAGGCGGAGGCGGCGGTGATCACACCGGCCATGctgagggaggaggagcagctggaggcGGCGGGGCTGGAGAAGGAGCGGCAGATGCTGCAGAAG GCTTGCACTTCTTGGGACCGGGAGTCAAGTGAAATGCGCTATAAGAGGCTTCAACATTTGCTTGAAAAAAGCAACATCTATTCCAAATTCTTGCTAACTAAAATGGAACAGCAGCAACTAGAG gaacagagaaggaaagagaaattggaaagaaagagagagatgatGTTAAAATCTGCCAAG GGTCAAAATCCAGTTGATGGTAAAGAAGAGAAATTGG GtgcaaaaaagaagagagggagagaagatgGGACATacaacatttcagaaattatgtCCAAAGAG gAAATATTATCAGTGGCAAAGAAAAGTAAAGTGGAAAATCAG GATGAAAGCTCCTCAGGCAACCTGTGTCCAGAAGACCTGCAGAAAAATGGAGATTCAAATAGCATCATCAAGGATAGATTGTGTCAAGCTGTACGACACAGTGCCAAGCAATTCCTTGATCCAGTACGGAAATTTAATGGACAACCAGTGCCTTTTCAGCAGCCAAAGATTTTTACTGGTGGTGTGATGAGGTGGTACCAAGTGGAAGGCATGGAGTGGCTAAGG ATGCTTTGGGAAAATGGTATTAATGGTATTTTAGCTGATGAAATGGGGCTGGGAAAGACGATCCAGTGTATTGCGACAATAGCACTGATGGTGGAGCGAGGAGTCCCTGGTCCATTCTTAGTATGTGGTCCTTTGTCTACTCTTCCAAATTGGATGTCTGAATTCAAGAGATTTACTCCAGag attccgCTAATGCTGTATCATGGAGCTCAGCAGGAACGTCGTAAACTGGTTCGTAAAATTCATGGGCGACAAGGATCACTACAAATCCATCCTGTGGTCATTACTTCCTTTGAAATAGCAATGCGAGACAGAAACGTGCTACAG CACTGCTTCTGGAAATACCTGATAGTAGATGAAGGCCACAGGATTAAAAACATGAACTGCCGTCTTATCAGAGAATTGAAACAATTTAATGCAGACAATAAACTTCTGTTAACCGGTACTCCCCTGCAAAACAACTTGGCAGAACTTTGGTCGTTGCTTAACTTCCTGTTGCCAGATGTGTTTGATGATTTGAAAAG CTTTGAATCCTGGTTTGATATTACCACCATTACGGAAACTGCTGAAGATATTATTGCTAAAGAAAGGGAGCAAAACATCTTGCATATGCTGCATCAG ATTCTGACACCTTTTTTGCTGAGGAGGCTGAAATCTGATGTTGCTCTTGAGGTTCCTCCTAAACGAGAAGTTGTGGTATATGCACCGCTGACAAAGAAGCAGGAAACTTTCTATACTGCCATTGTAAATCGCACCATTAGGAATCTGCTTGGAAATAATGAG GAAGAAGTAGTTGAGTTGACTCCTACGGGCCGACCAAAACGCCGTAGTCGAAAACTGGTTGATTATTCTGAGGAACATAATGGTTCACCTGATGACTTGGAAAAATTGATCAGGAAAACGCAAGAGGAAGTAGAAAAAGAGAG GCCAGTGGTAGAAGTGAGCATTCCCATGGATTCAGAGGTGAACCTCAAATTGCAGAATATTATGATGTTACTGAGGAAATGTTGTAATCACCCCTATCTTATTGAATATCCGTTGGACCCTGCTACTCAACAATTCAAG GTTGATGAAGATCTAGTCAAGAATTCAGGCAAGTTTCTGCTCTTGGACCGAATGCTTCCAGAACTGAAGAAGAGAGGACATAAG ATTTTGCTGTTCTCACAAATGACTATGATGCTTGACATTTTGATGGATTACTGCTATCTGAGAAACTTCAAATTTAGTCGATTGGATGGCTCAATGTCCTACGcggagagagaggaaaat ATGCATCAATTTAATACTGACTCTGAGGTCTTCCTGTTCTTAGTGAGTACAAGAGCTGGAGGCTTGGGCATCAACTTAACTGCAGCAGACACAGTTATCATATACGACAGTGACTGG AACCCTCAGTCGGATTTGCAGGCCCAAGACAGGTGTCACAGAATTGGCCAGACTAAGCCGGTGGTTGTTTATCGTCTTGTGACAGCAAATACTATTGACCAGAAGATTGTGGAGAGAGCTGCTGCcaagaggaagctggagaagctgATTATCCACAAAA
- the HELLS gene encoding lymphoid-specific helicase isoform X1 gives MASSGEALGAEMGEQAEAAVITPAMLREEEQLEAAGLEKERQMLQKACTSWDRESSEMRYKRLQHLLEKSNIYSKFLLTKMEQQQLEEQRRKEKLERKREMMLKSAKGQNPVDGKEEKLGAKKKRGREDGTYNISEIMSKEEILSVAKKSKVENQDESSSGNLCPEDLQKNGDSNSIIKDRLCQAVRHSAKQFLDPVRKFNGQPVPFQQPKIFTGGVMRWYQVEGMEWLRMLWENGINGILADEMGLGKTIQCIATIALMVERGVPGPFLVCGPLSTLPNWMSEFKRFTPEIPLMLYHGAQQERRKLVRKIHGRQGSLQIHPVVITSFEIAMRDRNVLQHCFWKYLIVDEGHRIKNMNCRLIRELKQFNADNKLLLTGTPLQNNLAELWSLLNFLLPDVFDDLKSFESWFDITTITETAEDIIAKEREQNILHMLHQILTPFLLRRLKSDVALEVPPKREVVVYAPLTKKQETFYTAIVNRTIRNLLGNNEEEVVELTPTGRPKRRSRKLVDYSEEHNGSPDDLEKLIRKTQEEVEKERPVVEVSIPMDSEVNLKLQNIMMLLRKCCNHPYLIEYPLDPATQQFKVDEDLVKNSGKFLLLDRMLPELKKRGHKILLFSQMTMMLDILMDYCYLRNFKFSRLDGSMSYAEREENMHQFNTDSEVFLFLVSTRAGGLGINLTAADTVIIYDSDWNPQSDLQAQDRCHRIGQTKPVVVYRLVTANTIDQKIVERAAAKRKLEKLIIHKNQFKGGKSGLAQSKSCLDPQELIELLKSRDYEREIKGSKEKVISDKDLQLLLDRSDLIDQMKTSEKMKKEKMGVFKVLEE, from the exons ATGGCCAGCAGCGGCG AAGCGTTGGGCGCGGAGATGGGGGAGCAGGCGGAGGCGGCGGTGATCACACCGGCCATGctgagggaggaggagcagctggaggcGGCGGGGCTGGAGAAGGAGCGGCAGATGCTGCAGAAG GCTTGCACTTCTTGGGACCGGGAGTCAAGTGAAATGCGCTATAAGAGGCTTCAACATTTGCTTGAAAAAAGCAACATCTATTCCAAATTCTTGCTAACTAAAATGGAACAGCAGCAACTAGAG gaacagagaaggaaagagaaattggaaagaaagagagagatgatGTTAAAATCTGCCAAG GGTCAAAATCCAGTTGATGGTAAAGAAGAGAAATTGG GtgcaaaaaagaagagagggagagaagatgGGACATacaacatttcagaaattatgtCCAAAGAG gAAATATTATCAGTGGCAAAGAAAAGTAAAGTGGAAAATCAG GATGAAAGCTCCTCAGGCAACCTGTGTCCAGAAGACCTGCAGAAAAATGGAGATTCAAATAGCATCATCAAGGATAGATTGTGTCAAGCTGTACGACACAGTGCCAAGCAATTCCTTGATCCAGTACGGAAATTTAATGGACAACCAGTGCCTTTTCAGCAGCCAAAGATTTTTACTGGTGGTGTGATGAGGTGGTACCAAGTGGAAGGCATGGAGTGGCTAAGG ATGCTTTGGGAAAATGGTATTAATGGTATTTTAGCTGATGAAATGGGGCTGGGAAAGACGATCCAGTGTATTGCGACAATAGCACTGATGGTGGAGCGAGGAGTCCCTGGTCCATTCTTAGTATGTGGTCCTTTGTCTACTCTTCCAAATTGGATGTCTGAATTCAAGAGATTTACTCCAGag attccgCTAATGCTGTATCATGGAGCTCAGCAGGAACGTCGTAAACTGGTTCGTAAAATTCATGGGCGACAAGGATCACTACAAATCCATCCTGTGGTCATTACTTCCTTTGAAATAGCAATGCGAGACAGAAACGTGCTACAG CACTGCTTCTGGAAATACCTGATAGTAGATGAAGGCCACAGGATTAAAAACATGAACTGCCGTCTTATCAGAGAATTGAAACAATTTAATGCAGACAATAAACTTCTGTTAACCGGTACTCCCCTGCAAAACAACTTGGCAGAACTTTGGTCGTTGCTTAACTTCCTGTTGCCAGATGTGTTTGATGATTTGAAAAG CTTTGAATCCTGGTTTGATATTACCACCATTACGGAAACTGCTGAAGATATTATTGCTAAAGAAAGGGAGCAAAACATCTTGCATATGCTGCATCAG ATTCTGACACCTTTTTTGCTGAGGAGGCTGAAATCTGATGTTGCTCTTGAGGTTCCTCCTAAACGAGAAGTTGTGGTATATGCACCGCTGACAAAGAAGCAGGAAACTTTCTATACTGCCATTGTAAATCGCACCATTAGGAATCTGCTTGGAAATAATGAG GAAGAAGTAGTTGAGTTGACTCCTACGGGCCGACCAAAACGCCGTAGTCGAAAACTGGTTGATTATTCTGAGGAACATAATGGTTCACCTGATGACTTGGAAAAATTGATCAGGAAAACGCAAGAGGAAGTAGAAAAAGAGAG GCCAGTGGTAGAAGTGAGCATTCCCATGGATTCAGAGGTGAACCTCAAATTGCAGAATATTATGATGTTACTGAGGAAATGTTGTAATCACCCCTATCTTATTGAATATCCGTTGGACCCTGCTACTCAACAATTCAAG GTTGATGAAGATCTAGTCAAGAATTCAGGCAAGTTTCTGCTCTTGGACCGAATGCTTCCAGAACTGAAGAAGAGAGGACATAAG ATTTTGCTGTTCTCACAAATGACTATGATGCTTGACATTTTGATGGATTACTGCTATCTGAGAAACTTCAAATTTAGTCGATTGGATGGCTCAATGTCCTACGcggagagagaggaaaat ATGCATCAATTTAATACTGACTCTGAGGTCTTCCTGTTCTTAGTGAGTACAAGAGCTGGAGGCTTGGGCATCAACTTAACTGCAGCAGACACAGTTATCATATACGACAGTGACTGG AACCCTCAGTCGGATTTGCAGGCCCAAGACAGGTGTCACAGAATTGGCCAGACTAAGCCGGTGGTTGTTTATCGTCTTGTGACAGCAAATACTATTGACCAGAAGATTGTGGAGAGAGCTGCTGCcaagaggaagctggagaagctgATTATCCACAAAA